A window from Halomicrobium urmianum encodes these proteins:
- a CDS encoding AsnC family transcriptional regulator, with protein MEGLDDTDREILRLLLEDARRPYSEIGDAVDLSGPAVADRIDRLRERGLIERFTLELDRSLLREGVHVFVALDVEPAAAEQVADALAGVDAVEHVFRSVDARVTFTATVPDGDVTALLGTHDLLDDVREYEVRVLVDAEWTPGLGDAELAPECAECGNSVDVEGASATLDGETYYFCCESCESRFVDQYEELREGA; from the coding sequence ATGGAGGGACTCGACGACACCGACCGAGAGATCCTCCGCCTGCTGCTCGAAGACGCCCGCCGCCCCTACAGCGAGATTGGCGACGCCGTCGACCTGTCGGGGCCCGCGGTCGCCGACCGCATCGACCGGCTCCGGGAACGCGGGCTCATCGAGCGGTTCACGCTCGAACTGGACCGGTCGCTGCTCCGCGAGGGCGTCCACGTGTTCGTCGCGCTCGACGTCGAGCCCGCGGCCGCCGAGCAGGTCGCGGACGCGCTGGCCGGCGTCGACGCCGTCGAACACGTCTTCCGGAGCGTCGACGCCCGGGTGACCTTCACCGCAACGGTGCCCGACGGCGACGTGACGGCGCTGCTCGGCACCCACGACCTGCTGGACGACGTCCGAGAGTACGAGGTGCGCGTCCTGGTCGACGCTGAGTGGACGCCGGGCCTCGGCGACGCGGAACTGGCCCCCGAGTGCGCCGAGTGCGGGAACTCCGTCGACGTCGAGGGAGCGTCGGCGACGCTGGACGGGGAGACCTACTACTTCTGCTGTGAGTCCTGCGAATCGCGGTTCGTCGATCAGTACGAGGAGCTCCGCGAGGGCGCGTGA
- a CDS encoding metal-dependent transcriptional regulator, translated as MLSATMEDYLKALYRLQRDEEGPVSTSALADALDVTPPTASSSLEKLEDRGFVEREKYAGARLSPEGETVALEVIRHHRLLETYLTEYLGYDWAEVHDEADRLEHHISEEFERRVAAALDDPKVDPHGDPIPSETLEPVDEEPPDTLGEHGVSDVLVVERVSDRDPEELAYLSERGIAPGTELTVVDVAPIGMVTVEVDGEEVALPDRIAGLIHVRTADREATA; from the coding sequence ATGCTGAGCGCGACGATGGAGGACTACCTCAAGGCCCTCTACCGGCTCCAGCGCGACGAGGAGGGGCCCGTCTCGACCTCGGCGCTGGCCGACGCGCTCGACGTCACCCCGCCGACGGCATCGAGCTCGCTGGAGAAGCTCGAGGACCGGGGATTCGTCGAGCGCGAGAAGTACGCCGGCGCGCGCCTGAGCCCCGAGGGCGAGACGGTCGCGCTCGAGGTCATCCGGCACCACCGCCTGCTGGAGACGTATCTCACGGAGTACCTCGGCTACGACTGGGCCGAAGTTCACGACGAGGCCGACCGGCTTGAACACCACATCAGCGAGGAGTTCGAGCGCCGCGTCGCCGCGGCGCTGGACGACCCGAAGGTCGACCCACACGGGGATCCCATCCCCAGCGAGACGCTCGAACCGGTCGACGAGGAACCGCCGGACACGCTCGGCGAGCACGGGGTCAGCGACGTCCTCGTCGTCGAGCGGGTCAGCGACCGCGACCCCGAAGAACTGGCCTACCTCTCCGAGCGCGGCATCGCGCCCGGGACCGAACTGACCGTCGTCGACGTCGCACCTATCGGGATGGTCACCGTTGAGGTCGACGGCGAGGAAGTGGCGCTACCGGACCGGATCGCCGGCCTGATCCACGTCCGGACCGCCGACAGGGAGGCGACCGCCTGA
- a CDS encoding metal-dependent hydrolase — MYRNGHLGAALLLYAPVGFATIVAGHQALALVGGAVVVSLATLPDCDHRLPFVEHRGPTHTLAFAGLIGAGVGAAGHLAAGVVPGYDAAALSGFGFAAGALAVLSHLLADALTPMGITPFWPLSKRWFSASIVRADNWLVNQLLLGLGLAAVGAVIVLAR; from the coding sequence GTGTACCGGAACGGGCACCTCGGGGCGGCGCTACTGCTGTACGCGCCGGTGGGGTTCGCGACGATCGTGGCGGGCCACCAGGCGCTCGCGCTCGTCGGCGGCGCCGTCGTCGTCTCGCTGGCGACGCTGCCGGACTGCGACCACCGACTGCCGTTCGTCGAGCACCGCGGTCCGACGCACACGCTGGCGTTCGCGGGGCTGATCGGCGCCGGCGTCGGCGCGGCCGGCCACCTCGCTGCCGGCGTCGTTCCCGGCTACGACGCCGCGGCGCTGTCCGGGTTCGGCTTCGCCGCCGGTGCGCTGGCCGTCCTCTCCCACCTGCTGGCCGACGCGCTGACGCCAATGGGAATCACGCCGTTCTGGCCGCTCTCGAAGCGGTGGTTCTCGGCCTCTATCGTCCGGGCGGACAACTGGCTGGTCAACCAGTTGCTGCTCGGACTGGGGCTGGCCGCGGTCGGCGCGGTGATCGTCCTGGCGCGATAG
- a CDS encoding MTH865 family protein, whose protein sequence is MVDRAELREQFVDAFEDADYPVSSPMDLVPALPNGPSTTFESGEFSMTAMELNTKLSGDFPYDDVDAFVDDVMDELAEQDLV, encoded by the coding sequence ATGGTCGACCGAGCGGAGCTCAGAGAGCAGTTCGTCGACGCCTTCGAGGACGCCGACTACCCCGTCTCCAGCCCGATGGATCTCGTGCCGGCGCTCCCGAACGGCCCCTCGACGACGTTCGAGTCGGGCGAGTTCTCGATGACCGCGATGGAGCTGAACACGAAGCTCTCCGGGGACTTCCCCTACGACGACGTCGACGCCTTCGTCGACGACGTCATGGACGAACTCGCCGAGCAGGACCTCGTCTAG
- a CDS encoding DJ-1/PfpI family protein codes for MGKDILMIVGDFGEDYEIMVPFQALQAVGHDVDAVCPEKEAGDSIKTAIHDFRGDQTYVEERGHDFELNATMDDVDPAEYDALVVPGGRAPEYLRTYDEVLDAVRHFFEEDKPVAALCHGPQILAAADVLDGYEMTAYPAVRAECEAAGCSWVDEVTRDGNLVTGQAWPDHSEWIAEFLDLLGTEVSHGEAVAADD; via the coding sequence ATGGGCAAGGACATACTCATGATCGTCGGCGACTTCGGCGAGGACTACGAGATAATGGTGCCGTTTCAGGCGCTGCAAGCGGTCGGGCACGACGTCGATGCGGTGTGCCCCGAGAAGGAGGCGGGCGACTCGATCAAGACCGCCATCCACGACTTCCGCGGGGACCAGACCTACGTGGAGGAGCGAGGACACGACTTCGAGCTGAACGCGACCATGGACGACGTGGACCCGGCGGAGTACGACGCGCTCGTCGTCCCCGGCGGCCGGGCGCCGGAGTACCTCCGGACCTACGACGAGGTGCTCGACGCGGTCCGACACTTCTTCGAGGAGGACAAGCCCGTGGCGGCGCTGTGTCACGGGCCGCAGATCCTCGCGGCAGCGGACGTCCTCGACGGCTACGAGATGACCGCCTACCCGGCCGTCCGCGCCGAGTGCGAGGCCGCCGGCTGCTCGTGGGTCGACGAGGTCACGCGAGACGGCAACCTCGTCACCGGGCAGGCGTGGCCCGACCACTCCGAGTGGATCGCCGAGTTCCTCGACCTCCTCGGGACGGAGGTCAGCCACGGAGAGGCGGTCGCCGCCGACGACTGA
- a CDS encoding HAD-IIA family hydrolase codes for MVEAAIVDLDGTVYHGDEPLSGASEGIDALRAAGASLLFFSNNPIYDGEDYVERLRGMGLDVRHGEAVSSADVTREYLVERHADDELFLVGTDALGDMLRTAGVALTDEPESADVLLASWTPEFGYDDLVDALRVADGHGTVLLGTDPDRTFPGSEGKPIPGSGAVINAVAGVLEREPDRVLGKPSEEALAAALERLDVPAEDVLVVGDRLDTDIAMGERAGMETAVVLTGVTNRADVEASDVSPDHVLDSLADVGRLIN; via the coding sequence ATGGTCGAGGCCGCGATCGTCGATCTCGACGGGACGGTGTACCACGGCGACGAACCGCTGTCGGGGGCGAGCGAGGGCATCGACGCGCTGCGGGCCGCGGGCGCGTCGCTGCTGTTCTTCTCGAACAACCCGATCTACGACGGCGAGGACTACGTCGAACGGCTCCGGGGAATGGGGCTGGACGTCCGCCACGGCGAGGCCGTCTCGTCGGCCGACGTGACACGCGAGTACCTGGTCGAGCGTCACGCCGACGACGAGCTCTTCCTGGTGGGGACCGACGCGCTGGGCGACATGCTCCGGACGGCGGGCGTAGCGCTGACCGACGAGCCCGAGTCGGCCGACGTCCTGTTGGCCTCGTGGACGCCCGAGTTCGGCTACGACGACCTGGTCGACGCGCTCCGGGTCGCCGACGGTCACGGGACCGTACTGCTCGGCACCGACCCCGACCGGACCTTCCCGGGCAGCGAGGGCAAGCCCATCCCCGGGTCCGGCGCCGTCATCAACGCCGTCGCCGGCGTGCTGGAGCGGGAGCCTGACCGCGTGCTGGGCAAGCCCTCGGAGGAGGCGCTCGCGGCGGCGCTGGAGCGACTCGACGTCCCCGCCGAGGACGTCCTCGTCGTCGGCGACCGACTGGACACCGACATCGCCATGGGTGAGCGGGCGGGCATGGAGACGGCCGTCGTGCTGACCGGCGTCACCAACAGGGCGGACGTCGAGGCCAGCGACGTCTCCCCCGACCACGTCCTCGACTCCCTGGCCGACGTCGGCCGACTCATCAACTGA